A genomic stretch from Caulobacter sp. FWC2 includes:
- a CDS encoding ABC transporter ATP-binding protein translates to MSLVSGHRRVRGDGVTSIISVKGLTKTYASGHQALKTIDLDIRKGEIFALLGPNGAGKTTLISIICGIVNPSLGVVLADGHDVVKDYRAARSKIGLVPQELNTDAFETVWATVSFSRGLFGKPRNDALIEKILRDLSLWDKKDSKIMALSGGMKRRVMIAKALSHEPTILFLDEPTAGVDVELRRDMWEMVRQLRENGVTIILTTHYIEEAEEMADRIGVINKGEIILVEDKSVLMRKLGKKQLTVHLREPLTALPAGLDDPSLSLINDGADLVYTFDTQADDTGIADLLKRLAEHGIDFKDLKTDQSSLEDIFVSLVRAPQ, encoded by the coding sequence CTGAGCCTCGTATCGGGGCATCGTCGCGTTAGGGGAGACGGCGTGACTTCAATCATATCGGTAAAGGGTCTGACCAAGACCTATGCGTCCGGCCATCAGGCCCTCAAGACGATCGACCTCGACATCCGCAAGGGCGAGATCTTCGCCCTGCTGGGTCCGAACGGGGCCGGGAAGACCACGCTGATCAGCATCATCTGCGGCATCGTCAATCCCAGCCTGGGCGTCGTCCTGGCCGACGGCCATGACGTGGTGAAGGACTACCGCGCCGCCCGCTCCAAGATCGGCCTGGTGCCGCAGGAGCTGAATACCGACGCCTTCGAGACGGTCTGGGCCACGGTCAGCTTCTCGCGCGGCCTGTTCGGCAAGCCGCGCAATGACGCCCTGATCGAGAAGATCCTTCGCGACCTGTCCCTGTGGGACAAGAAGGACAGCAAGATCATGGCGCTGTCGGGCGGCATGAAGCGCCGGGTGATGATCGCCAAGGCCCTGAGCCACGAGCCGACCATCCTGTTCCTGGACGAGCCCACCGCCGGCGTCGACGTCGAGCTGCGCCGCGACATGTGGGAGATGGTCCGCCAGCTGCGCGAGAACGGCGTCACCATCATCCTGACCACCCACTATATCGAGGAGGCCGAGGAGATGGCCGACCGGATCGGGGTGATCAACAAGGGCGAGATCATCCTGGTCGAGGACAAGTCGGTCCTGATGCGCAAGCTGGGCAAGAAGCAGCTGACGGTGCACCTGCGCGAGCCGCTGACCGCCCTGCCGGCCGGCCTGGACGACCCCTCGCTGAGCCTGATCAATGACGGCGCCGACCTCGTCTACACCTTCGACACCCAGGCCGACGACACCGGCATCGCCGATCTGCTGAAGCGTCTCGCCGAGCACGGGATCGACTTCAAGGACCTCAAGACCGACCAGAGCTCTCTGGAAGACATCTTCGTCAGCCTGGTGAGGGCCCCGCAATGA
- a CDS encoding ABC transporter permease, with protein sequence MNLFAIKAIYRFEMARWFRTLAQSIIAPVLSTSLYFVVFGSAIGSRMQSIDGVSYGAFIIPGLIMLSLLSESISNASFGIYMPKWAGTIYELLSAPVAWFEAVTGYVGAAATKSICLGLLILATARIFVPFEIAHPFVMLLFLVLTSITFSLFGFIIGVWADNFQKLQIVPALIVTPLTFLGGSFYSIKMLPEVWQKVTLFNPVVYLISGFRWSFYGQSDVGVGVSLAMTAVFLVLCLTAVGWIFKTGYRLKV encoded by the coding sequence ATGAACCTCTTCGCGATCAAGGCCATCTACCGCTTCGAGATGGCGCGGTGGTTCCGCACCCTGGCCCAGAGCATCATCGCGCCGGTGCTGTCGACCAGCCTCTATTTTGTGGTGTTCGGCTCGGCGATCGGCTCGCGCATGCAGTCGATCGACGGCGTCAGCTACGGCGCCTTCATCATCCCGGGCCTGATCATGCTGTCGCTGCTCAGCGAGAGCATCTCCAACGCCTCGTTCGGCATCTATATGCCCAAGTGGGCCGGCACGATCTACGAGCTGCTCTCGGCCCCCGTGGCCTGGTTCGAGGCGGTCACCGGCTATGTCGGCGCCGCCGCCACCAAGTCGATCTGCCTGGGCCTGCTGATCCTGGCCACCGCCCGGATCTTCGTGCCGTTCGAGATCGCCCACCCGTTCGTGATGCTGCTGTTTCTGGTCCTGACCTCGATCACCTTCAGCCTGTTCGGCTTCATCATCGGGGTCTGGGCCGACAACTTCCAGAAGCTGCAGATCGTGCCCGCGCTGATCGTGACGCCGCTGACCTTCCTGGGCGGCAGCTTCTACTCGATCAAGATGCTGCCCGAGGTCTGGCAGAAGGTCACCCTGTTCAACCCGGTGGTCTATCTGATTAGCGGCTTCCGCTGGAGCTTCTACGGCCAGTCGGACGTCGGCGTCGGCGTCAGCCTGGCCATGACCGCCGTGTTCCTGGTCTTGTGCCTGACGGCGGTGGGCTGGATCTTCAAGACGGGTTATCGACTGAAGGTTTGA
- a CDS encoding NfeD family protein gives MMGAIAGFYALQPFWLWLAVAALCLAIEVSTGTGWLLWPAASAFVIGLIAQALHPGPVLEIGLFAVLTIASTYLARRFLRPVLEAKSPDLNDPTQRLIGQRGQVLSTFEQGRGRVFVDGKDWAAETEEPFPVISQEVVVIGLDGAVLKVRKIPT, from the coding sequence GTGATGGGGGCGATCGCCGGCTTCTACGCTTTGCAACCGTTCTGGCTGTGGCTGGCCGTCGCGGCCCTCTGCCTGGCCATCGAGGTCTCGACCGGCACCGGCTGGCTCCTGTGGCCGGCCGCCAGCGCCTTCGTCATCGGCCTGATCGCCCAGGCCCTACATCCGGGCCCGGTGCTGGAAATCGGCCTGTTCGCCGTCCTGACGATCGCCTCGACCTATCTGGCGCGGCGCTTCCTGCGGCCGGTGCTGGAGGCGAAGTCGCCGGACCTCAACGACCCGACGCAGCGGCTGATCGGCCAGCGCGGCCAGGTGCTGTCGACCTTCGAGCAGGGCCGCGGCCGGGTGTTCGTCGACGGCAAGGACTGGGCGGCCGAGACCGAGGAGCCTTTCCCGGTGATCAGCCAGGAAGTGGTGGTCATCGGCCTGGACGGCGCGGTGCTGAAGGTCCGCAAGATTCCCACCTGA
- a CDS encoding recombinase family protein, with amino-acid sequence MNRVGYYRLPPVRGVFFSPVQEERLLLLGCQEVFSDRCLTNAIIRPGLDKALAALQPGGTLAVLSLHALAGTTTDLLEAVLKLKARDLHLVVAQPEIDTNTDPGFFAACETLTAFNAERAMVKAAEAALVSKGVKGGGVQGLKAGEPTED; translated from the coding sequence ATGAACCGCGTCGGCTACTACCGCCTGCCGCCCGTCAGGGGCGTCTTCTTCAGCCCGGTCCAGGAGGAGCGCTTGCTGCTGCTGGGCTGCCAGGAGGTGTTCAGCGACCGGTGCCTGACCAACGCCATCATCCGCCCGGGCCTCGACAAGGCCCTGGCGGCGCTTCAGCCCGGCGGAACCCTGGCGGTGCTCAGCCTGCACGCCCTGGCCGGCACGACCACCGACCTCCTGGAAGCGGTGCTGAAGCTGAAGGCCCGCGACCTGCACCTGGTCGTGGCCCAGCCCGAGATCGACACCAACACCGATCCCGGCTTCTTCGCTGCGTGCGAGACCCTGACGGCCTTCAACGCCGAACGCGCCATGGTCAAGGCCGCCGAAGCGGCCTTGGTCAGCAAGGGCGTGAAGGGCGGCGGCGTCCAGGGACTCAAGGCGGGGGAGCCTACCGAAGACTAG